A section of the Gloeobacter violaceus PCC 7421 genome encodes:
- a CDS encoding NYN domain-containing protein → MQTILLVDGYNVVGAWPRLARLRDRHSLEAARNELVEQLAGYASFRGYRAVLVFDAQLVTSPLVRASETPHLEVCFTDYEQTADSFIEQYSYQLLRENRRRRVMVATSDRAQQVLVLAQGADWLSSEQLLKEVEAARRQLREDLRNRKARPSNKLADRLDPTVRDKLARWRFGE, encoded by the coding sequence GTGCAAACGATTTTACTGGTGGATGGCTACAACGTGGTCGGGGCCTGGCCCAGGCTGGCACGGCTGCGCGACCGCCACAGTCTGGAAGCGGCCAGAAACGAGCTTGTCGAGCAACTGGCAGGCTACGCCAGTTTTCGCGGCTACCGCGCGGTGCTGGTCTTCGACGCCCAATTGGTCACCTCGCCGCTGGTACGCGCGAGCGAGACGCCCCACCTTGAAGTGTGCTTTACCGATTACGAACAGACCGCCGACAGTTTTATCGAGCAGTACAGCTACCAGTTGCTGCGCGAGAACCGGCGTCGCCGGGTGATGGTGGCCACCTCCGACCGGGCGCAGCAGGTGCTCGTACTTGCCCAGGGGGCCGACTGGCTATCCTCCGAGCAGCTGCTCAAAGAAGTTGAAGCCGCCCGCCGCCAGCTGCGCGAGGACCTGCGCAACCGCAAAGCCCGGCCAAGCAATAAACTCGCCGACCGACTCGATCCGACGGTGCGCGACAAACTTGCCCGTTGGCGCTTCGGCGAATAG
- a CDS encoding alkaline phosphatase D family protein: MFNRRTVIKGALVAPALLLSVNPRRRAAAQGADDYGVASGDPRSDGVVLWTRVPEAFQNGGPLTVHFEVSLTEDFASVVLQGSVTTDAGHDFTVKMRTGGLEPFTRYYYRFTTDTGYTSVTGRTKTAPDPDSSIEQLTFAYVSCQDYTQGFYTVYAAICQDDDADYCIHLGDNIYETGDAGFQNGQVREDTIGGGEARTLEEYRAKYKLYLSDPDFREVRRLFCWIHLWDDHEVFNNYAGRDLVSEEQKARQLAGYTAFLEYLPVEPVTPLTVVDDKAVVRLYRKLSFGALADLFVLDLRQFRDGVVCASDFLSPGCPELEDPARTMLGYQQRSWLKKNLLGSQARWKVLLNEMMLVRFVAFDIGTDGRPTGKPPRFFGRPRRVEGDIVSEANGLTLYINLDAWDGYPAERTELLSFIADKQIRNVVVWTGDIHNCYAGVLKPDFTDPASPSVAVEVVGGSVSSAGVFELLGGLIDPTPLAAPLLQQSNPYIEYVDLKYHVYTKAVLTRESMQVSYRAVETITETVSASFTLQSFTIPDGESQLLPS; the protein is encoded by the coding sequence ATGTTCAATCGTCGCACGGTAATCAAAGGCGCCTTGGTCGCCCCGGCGCTGTTGCTGTCCGTCAATCCGAGGCGCCGGGCCGCCGCCCAGGGTGCCGACGATTACGGCGTCGCCTCGGGCGATCCGCGCTCCGATGGGGTGGTGCTCTGGACGCGGGTGCCGGAAGCGTTTCAGAACGGCGGACCGCTGACGGTCCATTTCGAAGTCTCGCTGACGGAGGATTTTGCCTCCGTGGTTCTCCAGGGCAGCGTCACCACGGACGCCGGTCACGACTTCACCGTCAAGATGCGCACCGGCGGCCTGGAGCCTTTTACGCGCTACTATTACCGGTTCACCACCGATACTGGCTACACCAGCGTCACAGGCCGCACCAAGACTGCCCCCGACCCCGACAGCAGCATCGAACAACTGACCTTTGCCTACGTCTCCTGCCAGGATTACACCCAGGGCTTCTACACGGTCTATGCCGCCATTTGCCAGGATGACGACGCCGACTACTGCATTCACCTGGGCGACAACATTTACGAGACGGGTGATGCGGGCTTCCAGAACGGCCAGGTGCGCGAGGACACGATTGGCGGCGGTGAGGCGAGGACCCTCGAAGAGTACCGCGCCAAGTACAAGCTCTACTTGAGCGATCCCGACTTTCGCGAGGTGCGCCGTCTGTTCTGCTGGATCCACCTGTGGGACGACCACGAGGTGTTCAACAATTACGCCGGGCGCGACCTGGTGAGCGAGGAGCAAAAGGCGCGCCAACTGGCGGGCTACACGGCCTTTCTAGAGTACCTACCGGTCGAGCCGGTCACTCCCCTTACGGTCGTGGACGACAAGGCGGTGGTGCGGCTCTACCGCAAGCTCTCGTTTGGCGCTCTTGCGGATTTGTTCGTGCTCGACTTGCGCCAGTTTCGCGACGGTGTGGTCTGCGCCAGCGACTTTTTGAGCCCCGGCTGCCCCGAACTCGAAGATCCGGCGCGCACGATGCTGGGCTATCAGCAGCGCAGTTGGCTCAAGAAAAATTTGCTCGGTTCACAGGCGCGCTGGAAGGTGCTTCTTAACGAAATGATGCTGGTGCGCTTCGTGGCGTTCGACATCGGTACGGACGGTCGGCCCACGGGTAAGCCGCCGCGCTTTTTCGGCCGCCCGCGCCGCGTGGAGGGCGATATCGTCTCCGAGGCGAATGGGCTGACGCTCTACATCAACCTGGATGCCTGGGACGGCTATCCTGCCGAGCGCACCGAGCTGCTTTCGTTTATTGCCGACAAGCAAATCCGCAACGTCGTGGTCTGGACCGGCGATATCCACAACTGCTACGCGGGCGTCCTCAAGCCCGATTTCACCGATCCGGCGAGCCCGTCGGTGGCGGTGGAGGTGGTGGGCGGCTCGGTCAGTTCGGCGGGCGTCTTCGAGCTGTTGGGCGGCCTCATCGATCCGACGCCATTGGCAGCTCCGCTGTTGCAGCAGTCCAATCCGTATATCGAGTACGTCGATCTCAAGTACCACGTCTACACCAAGGCGGTGTTGACGCGCGAATCGATGCAGGTGAGCTACCGGGCGGTCGAGACGATCACCGAGACGGTCTCGGCGAGTTTTACCCTGCAGTCGTTCACCATCCCCGACGGCGAATCACAACTGTTGCCCAGTTGA
- a CDS encoding succinate dehydrogenase/fumarate reductase flavoprotein subunit has protein sequence MLEYDIVIVGGGLAGSRAAVEIARTDNRLKVALVSKVHPIRSHSVAAQGGIAAALQNVDPQDNWLTHAFDTVKGADYLADQDAVAVLTQQAPQVIIDLEHMGVLFSRLPDGRIAQRPFGGHTHQRTCYAADKTGHAILHELVSRLFQYKVPIFEEWYVLELIVEEGEARGLVMFHIPTGRIEVVRAKAILFATGGYGRVFNTTSNDYASTGDGLCLAAMAGLPLQDMEFVQFHPTGLYPVGVLISEAVRGEGAHLINDAGERFMAGYAPSRMELAPRDITSRAIATEIREGRGVGGGRYVHLDLRHMGKEKILERVPFAHDEALRHLGIDVVYEPMPVRPTVHYSMGGIPTTVDCQALAAHGQVMEGFFAAGECSCVSVHGANRLGSNSLLECVVYGARAGASLARYVQDRRLPHVDEARHRRVAEQGIQNLLDQPGSLRIDALRREFQDTLTDHCSIFRDEQILKTGLEKIQQLKARYGDIRLDDKGKLYNTEITEAFELRSLITVGEIIVASALERRESRGAHSRSDYPERNDGEYLKHTLAYREGDALRIDYRPVDLSLQAVDPERFTPQARKY, from the coding sequence ATGCTGGAGTACGACATTGTGATCGTCGGCGGGGGACTGGCCGGTTCCCGCGCCGCCGTCGAGATTGCCCGCACCGACAACCGCCTGAAAGTGGCCCTCGTCTCGAAGGTGCACCCGATTAGAAGCCATTCGGTGGCCGCTCAGGGGGGGATCGCCGCTGCCCTGCAAAACGTCGATCCGCAGGACAACTGGCTTACCCACGCCTTCGATACCGTTAAGGGGGCCGATTACCTGGCGGACCAGGACGCCGTGGCCGTGCTCACCCAGCAGGCGCCCCAGGTGATTATCGATCTCGAGCACATGGGGGTGCTCTTCTCGCGGCTACCGGACGGGCGCATCGCCCAGCGGCCCTTCGGCGGGCACACCCACCAGCGCACCTGCTACGCCGCCGACAAGACCGGACACGCCATCCTGCACGAACTGGTGAGCCGGTTGTTCCAGTACAAAGTGCCCATTTTCGAAGAGTGGTACGTCCTGGAGCTGATCGTGGAGGAAGGCGAGGCACGGGGGTTGGTGATGTTCCACATTCCCACCGGCCGCATCGAGGTGGTGCGCGCCAAGGCAATTTTGTTTGCCACCGGCGGCTATGGCCGCGTCTTCAACACCACTTCCAACGACTACGCCTCCACCGGCGACGGGCTGTGCCTTGCGGCCATGGCCGGTCTGCCGCTCCAGGACATGGAATTTGTACAGTTTCATCCGACTGGACTGTACCCGGTGGGGGTGCTCATCTCCGAGGCGGTGCGCGGCGAGGGTGCTCACCTGATCAACGACGCGGGTGAGCGCTTTATGGCGGGTTACGCCCCGAGCCGCATGGAACTGGCCCCCCGCGACATCACCAGCCGCGCCATCGCCACCGAAATTCGCGAAGGCCGCGGCGTCGGCGGCGGACGTTACGTCCACCTCGATCTCAGGCACATGGGCAAAGAAAAGATCCTGGAGCGGGTGCCCTTCGCCCACGACGAAGCCCTGCGCCACCTGGGCATCGACGTGGTCTACGAACCGATGCCCGTGCGCCCGACCGTGCACTACTCGATGGGGGGGATTCCCACCACCGTCGATTGCCAGGCGCTGGCCGCCCACGGCCAGGTGATGGAAGGCTTCTTTGCCGCCGGGGAGTGCTCGTGCGTCTCGGTGCACGGCGCCAACCGCCTGGGGAGCAACTCGCTGCTGGAGTGCGTGGTTTACGGGGCGCGGGCGGGGGCGTCCCTGGCCCGCTACGTGCAGGATCGCCGCTTGCCCCATGTGGACGAAGCGCGCCACCGCCGGGTGGCGGAGCAAGGCATCCAGAATCTGCTCGACCAGCCGGGCAGTTTGCGTATCGACGCGCTGCGCCGCGAGTTCCAGGACACCCTCACCGACCACTGCTCGATCTTTCGCGACGAGCAGATTCTCAAGACCGGTCTGGAGAAAATTCAACAGCTCAAAGCCCGCTACGGCGACATTCGCCTGGACGACAAAGGCAAACTTTACAACACCGAGATCACCGAGGCTTTTGAGTTGCGCAGCCTGATCACCGTGGGCGAGATCATCGTGGCAAGCGCCCTGGAGCGGCGCGAATCGCGCGGCGCCCACTCCCGCAGCGACTACCCCGAGCGCAACGACGGCGAGTATCTCAAGCACACCCTCGCCTACCGCGAAGGGGACGCCCTGCGCATCGACTACCGGCCGGTGGATCTGAGCTTGCAGGCGGTCGATCCTGAGCGCTTCACCCCCCAGGCGCGCAAATACTAG
- a CDS encoding Uma2 family endonuclease: MIQTAASEPSGKTMTFEEYVRYQGEPGIRYELFHGHLEPITTPTGLHTSICEFVASRLQRQFAAQQLPLVAKSAVGVRTEEDTSRIPDVVVCSRELWERLCARPGDGILDTGETPLLVVEVVSEDWRRDYVRKRAEYAMVDIPEYWIVDPVRQRVWVLSDPQSENSYERVEFQSGDQLVSVQFPQLELTVDILLSPPLVEDVIREEQTQLQRARQETEQAMQEAAQAKQQAERERQRSERLAAYLREQGVDPEAL; this comes from the coding sequence ATGATTCAGACCGCCGCGTCCGAGCCTTCAGGCAAAACGATGACTTTCGAAGAGTACGTGCGTTACCAGGGAGAACCGGGTATTCGCTACGAACTCTTTCATGGACATCTGGAGCCGATAACGACACCGACCGGACTGCACACCAGCATCTGCGAATTTGTTGCAAGCCGACTCCAGCGACAATTTGCCGCCCAACAACTGCCGCTGGTGGCCAAAAGTGCCGTTGGGGTGCGCACCGAAGAAGATACTTCGCGGATCCCCGATGTGGTGGTCTGTAGCCGCGAGCTGTGGGAGCGGCTTTGCGCCCGCCCGGGAGACGGTATTCTTGACACCGGCGAAACACCACTATTGGTCGTCGAGGTGGTGAGCGAAGACTGGCGGCGCGACTACGTCCGCAAGCGGGCGGAGTACGCCATGGTAGACATTCCCGAGTACTGGATTGTCGATCCGGTCCGGCAGCGGGTGTGGGTGCTGAGCGATCCGCAAAGTGAAAACAGCTACGAGCGGGTGGAGTTCCAAAGCGGCGACCAATTGGTGTCTGTGCAGTTTCCCCAACTGGAACTGACGGTAGATATCCTCCTGTCTCCGCCTCTTGTCGAGGATGTGATCCGCGAGGAGCAGACGCAACTGCAGCGAGCCAGGCAGGAGACCGAGCAAGCTATGCAAGAAGCTGCTCAAGCGAAGCAGCAGGCCGAGCGCGAGCGGCAGCGCTCAGAACGGCTGGCCGCGTATTTGCGAGAGCAAGGCGTCGACCCAGAAGCGCTTTGA
- a CDS encoding pantothenate kinase has product MWLAVNIGNSRQHWGWFTGTKLVRTLDFPLTHWDAQAPDAAEQIVVASVTTTHLERWRTLPHARILNLADVPLSGTYPTLGIDRALNLIAAADAYGCPALVTDFGTAITLSAVDEFGRFCGGAILPGLGTQLRALEHFTAALPAVDLPEPWPPLLARTTQAAIQSGVVRVTLAGLAQFLESWKRQYPGGISVATGGDSERVHRWLPDLFDVQDTHLTLWGICVAARGAD; this is encoded by the coding sequence GTGTGGCTTGCAGTCAATATCGGCAACAGCCGCCAGCACTGGGGCTGGTTCACCGGAACAAAGCTGGTGCGGACGCTGGATTTTCCGCTCACTCACTGGGACGCGCAGGCTCCAGATGCGGCCGAGCAAATCGTAGTCGCCTCGGTAACGACCACCCATCTGGAGCGCTGGCGCACCTTGCCCCATGCCCGTATCTTGAACCTTGCGGATGTGCCCCTATCCGGTACGTATCCCACCCTCGGAATCGACCGGGCACTGAATTTGATCGCCGCCGCCGACGCTTACGGTTGCCCGGCCCTGGTGACTGACTTCGGAACCGCCATCACCCTGAGTGCGGTCGATGAGTTCGGCCGCTTTTGCGGCGGGGCCATCCTGCCGGGGCTGGGCACGCAGTTGCGCGCCCTGGAACATTTCACCGCCGCCTTACCGGCGGTGGACTTGCCCGAACCTTGGCCGCCGCTATTGGCCCGCACCACCCAAGCAGCAATTCAAAGCGGTGTGGTGCGGGTGACCCTCGCAGGTCTTGCGCAATTTCTCGAATCCTGGAAGCGGCAGTATCCGGGCGGCATAAGCGTAGCCACCGGCGGCGACAGCGAGCGCGTCCACCGGTGGCTACCGGACCTATTCGATGTGCAGGACACCCATCTCACCTTGTGGGGGATCTGCGTGGCCGCCCGGGGTGCCGATTAG
- the tsaE gene encoding tRNA (adenosine(37)-N6)-threonylcarbamoyltransferase complex ATPase subunit type 1 TsaE codes for MKILLPDAEATRTLGARLAECWQPGVVLLFDGDLGAGKTTCIQGLAAALGIEEPVTSPTFALIEEYPQATRPLVHVDLYRLSPEEVPALGLEEMWDARTIVAIEWAERLPFMPGEYLRIFLDWHEPRSACLNAHGPSAASFLGCLSKYCRWP; via the coding sequence ATGAAAATCCTGTTGCCCGACGCCGAGGCGACGCGAACGCTGGGGGCGCGGTTGGCCGAGTGCTGGCAGCCGGGCGTGGTGCTGCTGTTTGACGGCGATCTCGGTGCGGGCAAGACGACCTGCATTCAAGGATTGGCTGCGGCGCTCGGCATCGAGGAACCGGTCACCTCCCCCACCTTCGCTCTCATCGAAGAGTACCCGCAGGCAACACGGCCGCTCGTCCATGTCGATCTGTACCGGCTCTCTCCCGAGGAGGTGCCTGCCCTCGGCCTGGAGGAAATGTGGGACGCCCGGACAATAGTCGCGATAGAGTGGGCCGAGCGACTGCCGTTTATGCCTGGGGAATATCTGCGTATATTTCTCGATTGGCACGAGCCGCGCAGTGCTTGCCTGAACGCCCACGGTCCATCTGCTGCAAGCTTTTTGGGGTGTTTGAGCAAGTACTGTCGGTGGCCCTAA
- a CDS encoding Uma2 family endonuclease, whose translation MVTVERVATRLFSTAEYHRMAGAGVFGPEEKVELLEGRILTVPPQGPLHAATVRRLMQLLLRLGVDPAMLFVDQPVSLGEYGEPVPDIALVEPDPQGRDYADAHPGPGQLRLLIEVSDSSLEYDLLTKSRAYASAGIGEYWVVDVRNRRVHRFTAPTAERYSRVEVLEEGVELVILGSEVPVCQLFPPRTAG comes from the coding sequence ATGGTCACCGTCGAGCGGGTCGCTACCAGGCTTTTCAGCACGGCCGAGTACCACCGCATGGCTGGTGCCGGTGTGTTCGGACCGGAGGAAAAAGTCGAACTGTTGGAAGGACGCATCCTCACTGTGCCTCCCCAGGGTCCCCTCCACGCTGCCACGGTGCGGCGGTTGATGCAGTTGTTGTTGCGCCTCGGGGTCGACCCCGCGATGCTGTTTGTCGACCAACCGGTGAGCCTGGGTGAGTACGGAGAGCCGGTGCCCGATATTGCCCTGGTGGAGCCCGATCCGCAGGGCAGAGACTATGCTGATGCCCATCCGGGCCCTGGGCAGCTGCGCCTGCTCATCGAGGTGTCGGACTCGTCGCTGGAGTACGACCTGCTCACCAAGAGCCGGGCCTACGCCTCGGCCGGCATTGGCGAATACTGGGTAGTGGACGTGAGGAACCGGAGGGTGCATCGCTTTACCGCCCCGACTGCCGAGCGCTACTCCCGGGTAGAGGTGCTGGAGGAGGGGGTGGAATTGGTGATCTTGGGCAGCGAAGTCCCGGTCTGCCAACTGTTCCCACCCCGGACTGCCGGGTGA